One window of the Salvia splendens isolate huo1 chromosome 1, SspV2, whole genome shotgun sequence genome contains the following:
- the LOC121753976 gene encoding uncharacterized protein LOC121753976 isoform X1, producing MLCVGRLKRFGRCYSVAEEKVSFFIRKLGVFYSEKMSSSTTNDARIYMMLEDMLSVSRKETNVLMTRFRNARTERRKRRILEYARKYSVLNKIPDQIKHLDRLVHVTDTTCLANLRMDRNTFGKLCRILTERGGLKVAKCLGVEEQVAIFLGVLAHHNKNRAQQHLFWRSGATVSFYVNKVLGAVLSLHVDLLTPPVPVGDDFTDHRWKWFKGCLGALDGTHINVLVRSADKPRYRTRKGQIATNTLAVCNRNMQFVYFLPGWEGSAGDSRVLRDAVAKQNGFKVPEGCYYLCDNAYANSNGFLTPYKGVRYHLKEWGPGMAAPQNPKELFNMRHTKARNVIERAFAVLKMRWGILRCASFYPIKTQIRLIMACFLLHNFIRREMGVDPIEVELDETNPPVAVAEDIGANPYVNCVEPTAEWTSFRDNLALNMWNNR from the exons ATGCTTTGTGTTGGCAGATTAAAG CGTTTCGGACGGTGTTACTCTGTCGCAGAGGAGAAAGTTTCCTTCTTCATTCGAAAATTGGGGGTCTTTTACTCAGAAAA GATGTCGAGCTCTACCACGAATGATGCACGCATCTACATGATGTTGGAAGACATGTTGTCCGTGTCCCGTAAGGAAACTAATGTGCTAATGACTCGGTTTCGGAACGCACGAACTGAACGGCGAAAGCGGCGAATACTAGAGTACGCCCGCAAATACAGTGTTCTAAACAAAATTCCAGATCAGATCAAACACCTGGACCGGCTCGTACATGTCACTGACACTACTTGCCTTGCTAACCTACGAATGGACCGCAACACGTTCGGAAAATTATGTCGTATTCTAACTGAACGCGGGGGGCTAAAGGTTGCTAAATGCTTGGGCGTTGAAGAACAAGTAGCAATATTCTTGGGTGTTCTTGCACACCATAACAAAAACAGAGCCCAACAACACTTATTTTGGAGGTCTGGGGCAACCGTTTCGTTCTATGTGAACAAAGTTCTAGGTGCGGTTCTTAGTCTACATGTTGACCTTCTAACTCCTCCGGTTCCTGTAGGCGACGACTTTACCGACCACCGATGGAAGTGGTTCAAG GGTTGCCTAGGGGCTCTCGACGGCACACACATCAATGTGTTGGTTAGGTCCGCCGACAAACCAAGGTATCGAACGCGAAAAGGCCAGATTGCTACCAACACTTTGGCGGTGTGCAATCGCAATATGCAATTCGTGTACTTTTTACCGGGATGGGAGGGATCCGCCGGCGACTCGCGTGTACTACGTGATGCTGTCGCTAAACAAAATGGGTTTAAGGTCCCAGAAG GCTGTTATTACTTGTGTGATAATGCATATGCAAACAGCAACGGCTTCCTCACTCCGTATAAAGGGGTCCGATACCACCTTAAGGAGTGGGGGCCGGGGATGGCAGCTCCTCAAAACCCTAAAGAATTGTTCAACATGAGACACACTAAAGCAAGAAACGTTATTGAGCGTGCTTTTGCGGTGCTAAAAATGCGTTGGGGCATCCTTCGTTGCGCATCATTCTATCCAATCAAGACTCAAATTCGACTAATAATGGCATGCTTCCTCTTACACAACTTTATCAGACGTGAAATGGGAGTCGACCCTATTGAAGTTGAGTTGGATGAAACGAACCCTCCTGTTGCAGTGGCTGAAGACATTGGCGCCAACCCTTATGTAAACTGTGTTGAACCGACCGCTGAGTGGACGTCGTTCCGTGACAATTTGGCTTTAAATATGTGGAACAACCGCTAG
- the LOC121753976 gene encoding uncharacterized protein LOC121753976 isoform X2: MSSSTTNDARIYMMLEDMLSVSRKETNVLMTRFRNARTERRKRRILEYARKYSVLNKIPDQIKHLDRLVHVTDTTCLANLRMDRNTFGKLCRILTERGGLKVAKCLGVEEQVAIFLGVLAHHNKNRAQQHLFWRSGATVSFYVNKVLGAVLSLHVDLLTPPVPVGDDFTDHRWKWFKGCLGALDGTHINVLVRSADKPRYRTRKGQIATNTLAVCNRNMQFVYFLPGWEGSAGDSRVLRDAVAKQNGFKVPEGCYYLCDNAYANSNGFLTPYKGVRYHLKEWGPGMAAPQNPKELFNMRHTKARNVIERAFAVLKMRWGILRCASFYPIKTQIRLIMACFLLHNFIRREMGVDPIEVELDETNPPVAVAEDIGANPYVNCVEPTAEWTSFRDNLALNMWNNR; the protein is encoded by the exons ATGTCGAGCTCTACCACGAATGATGCACGCATCTACATGATGTTGGAAGACATGTTGTCCGTGTCCCGTAAGGAAACTAATGTGCTAATGACTCGGTTTCGGAACGCACGAACTGAACGGCGAAAGCGGCGAATACTAGAGTACGCCCGCAAATACAGTGTTCTAAACAAAATTCCAGATCAGATCAAACACCTGGACCGGCTCGTACATGTCACTGACACTACTTGCCTTGCTAACCTACGAATGGACCGCAACACGTTCGGAAAATTATGTCGTATTCTAACTGAACGCGGGGGGCTAAAGGTTGCTAAATGCTTGGGCGTTGAAGAACAAGTAGCAATATTCTTGGGTGTTCTTGCACACCATAACAAAAACAGAGCCCAACAACACTTATTTTGGAGGTCTGGGGCAACCGTTTCGTTCTATGTGAACAAAGTTCTAGGTGCGGTTCTTAGTCTACATGTTGACCTTCTAACTCCTCCGGTTCCTGTAGGCGACGACTTTACCGACCACCGATGGAAGTGGTTCAAG GGTTGCCTAGGGGCTCTCGACGGCACACACATCAATGTGTTGGTTAGGTCCGCCGACAAACCAAGGTATCGAACGCGAAAAGGCCAGATTGCTACCAACACTTTGGCGGTGTGCAATCGCAATATGCAATTCGTGTACTTTTTACCGGGATGGGAGGGATCCGCCGGCGACTCGCGTGTACTACGTGATGCTGTCGCTAAACAAAATGGGTTTAAGGTCCCAGAAG GCTGTTATTACTTGTGTGATAATGCATATGCAAACAGCAACGGCTTCCTCACTCCGTATAAAGGGGTCCGATACCACCTTAAGGAGTGGGGGCCGGGGATGGCAGCTCCTCAAAACCCTAAAGAATTGTTCAACATGAGACACACTAAAGCAAGAAACGTTATTGAGCGTGCTTTTGCGGTGCTAAAAATGCGTTGGGGCATCCTTCGTTGCGCATCATTCTATCCAATCAAGACTCAAATTCGACTAATAATGGCATGCTTCCTCTTACACAACTTTATCAGACGTGAAATGGGAGTCGACCCTATTGAAGTTGAGTTGGATGAAACGAACCCTCCTGTTGCAGTGGCTGAAGACATTGGCGCCAACCCTTATGTAAACTGTGTTGAACCGACCGCTGAGTGGACGTCGTTCCGTGACAATTTGGCTTTAAATATGTGGAACAACCGCTAG